The Streptomyces sp. RKAG293 genome includes a region encoding these proteins:
- a CDS encoding nuclear transport factor 2 family protein, translated as MTDHPSPALKTALAYHDAWTGKDFERAMTYIADDIICDAPAGRIEGAAAYRAFMGPFVQMLISAEMIAAFGDGETALIMYDTETVPVKHAPGAECVTVQDGKITYSRFLFDRTPFEAARQAAHPAPRQAPRQAAT; from the coding sequence ATGACCGACCACCCCAGCCCAGCACTCAAGACCGCGCTGGCGTACCACGACGCCTGGACCGGCAAGGACTTCGAACGCGCCATGACGTACATCGCCGACGACATCATTTGCGACGCGCCGGCCGGGCGCATCGAGGGCGCCGCGGCGTACCGCGCCTTCATGGGCCCGTTCGTGCAGATGCTCATCAGCGCGGAAATGATTGCGGCCTTCGGCGACGGCGAGACCGCGCTGATCATGTATGACACCGAGACGGTCCCGGTGAAGCACGCTCCGGGCGCCGAATGCGTCACCGTGCAGGACGGCAAGATCACCTACAGTCGGTTCCTCTTCGACCGGACACCGTTCGAGGCGGCACGTCAGGCGGCACACCCGGCGCCACGTCAGGCGCCACGTCAGGCGGCGACCTGA
- a CDS encoding VOC family protein, with amino-acid sequence MSHDQHQSPVTVVQLNHTAVYATDRQLSAEFIAEILGLKVSAPLGPFLPVDLGNGVTLDYCAKRDEPIQSQHYAFLVPDDQFDAMIARLKAIGVTYYANPNHTDPGRINRLFGGRGAYFADPDGHNMEIMTRPYAGR; translated from the coding sequence ATGTCGCACGACCAGCACCAGTCACCCGTCACCGTCGTTCAGCTCAACCACACCGCCGTATACGCCACGGACCGGCAGCTGTCGGCCGAGTTCATCGCCGAGATCCTTGGCCTGAAGGTCAGCGCCCCGCTGGGGCCGTTCCTGCCCGTCGACCTCGGCAACGGCGTGACGCTCGACTACTGCGCGAAGCGCGACGAACCGATCCAGTCGCAGCACTACGCGTTCCTCGTGCCCGACGATCAGTTCGACGCCATGATCGCGCGCCTGAAGGCGATCGGGGTCACCTACTACGCCAACCCCAACCACACCGACCCGGGCCGGATCAACCGTCTCTTCGGCGGCCGCGGCGCGTACTTCGCCGACCCGGACGGCCACAACATGGAGATCATGACCCGGCCCTACGCCGGGCGTTGA
- a CDS encoding IS630 family transposase codes for MSRPGPKIPPLLLTEPQRAVLEGWVRRRTTAQALAQRSRIVLECADGHSIMEVSRRLRIAPDTVRTWRRRFLENGLDGLCDEPRPGVPRKITDADVERVIVRTLEETPKNATHWSTRSMAAATGMSQSTVSRIWRAFALAPHRSQTFKLSTDPFFIDKVRDVVGLYLDPPEKALVLCVDEKSQIQALDRSQPVLPMMPGVPERRSHDYIRAGTTTLFAALEVATGKVIGSLHRRHRAIEFKKFLAKLDKEVPAGLQVHLILDNYATHKTPEIKKWLLAHPRFHLHFTPTSASWLNLVERWFAELTQKKLKRGVHRSVQALERDVRTWLADWNDQPRPFIWTKTADEILDKVAAYCHRISDSGH; via the coding sequence ATGAGCCGTCCGGGTCCGAAGATTCCGCCGTTGTTACTGACTGAGCCCCAGCGGGCCGTGCTGGAGGGCTGGGTGCGTCGGCGCACAACCGCGCAAGCGTTGGCTCAACGGTCGCGGATCGTGCTGGAGTGCGCGGACGGTCACTCGATCATGGAGGTGTCCCGTCGTCTGCGGATCGCTCCGGACACGGTCCGCACCTGGCGGCGGCGCTTCCTGGAGAACGGCTTGGACGGCCTGTGTGACGAGCCCAGGCCGGGTGTCCCGCGGAAGATTACCGACGCGGATGTGGAACGAGTGATCGTCAGGACGCTCGAGGAGACGCCGAAGAACGCAACGCACTGGTCGACCCGTTCCATGGCCGCAGCCACGGGCATGTCGCAGTCGACGGTCTCAAGGATCTGGCGGGCGTTCGCCCTGGCCCCGCACCGCTCGCAGACCTTCAAGCTTTCGACGGACCCGTTCTTCATCGACAAGGTCCGCGATGTCGTCGGCCTCTATCTCGATCCGCCGGAGAAGGCCCTGGTCCTCTGCGTGGACGAGAAGTCGCAGATCCAGGCCCTGGACCGGTCACAACCGGTGCTGCCGATGATGCCCGGCGTTCCAGAACGCCGCAGCCACGACTACATTCGCGCCGGCACCACGACGCTCTTCGCGGCACTCGAGGTCGCGACCGGCAAGGTGATCGGATCACTGCACCGCCGCCACCGGGCCATCGAGTTCAAGAAGTTCCTGGCCAAGCTCGACAAGGAAGTCCCGGCCGGGCTCCAGGTGCATCTGATCCTCGACAACTACGCGACCCACAAAACACCCGAGATCAAGAAGTGGCTGCTGGCCCACCCGCGCTTCCACCTGCACTTCACACCCACAAGTGCGTCGTGGCTGAACCTGGTCGAGCGGTGGTTCGCCGAGCTCACACAGAAGAAACTCAAGCGCGGAGTCCACCGCTCCGTCCAAGCCCTCGAACGCGACGTCCGAACCTGGCTGGCCGACTGGAACGACCAACCCCGGCCCTTCATTTGGACGAAGACCGCTGACGAGATCCTCGACAAGGTCGCCGCCTACTGCCACCGAATCTCTGACTCAGGTCACTAG
- a CDS encoding MarR family transcriptional regulator: MNSEPLSSEDTAVELMRAMTRLRARLRTEAPIDDLPWNWSHLTTLHRMVKHGPVTTSALAQAEHVRRQSMAEIVAVLRAGGLVTRAKDPNDGRKSLLSATPAGRALTERIPAAREAWLAGVIGSTLKATERRTLEKAAEIMNRMADSEL, from the coding sequence GTGAACAGCGAACCGCTTTCGTCCGAGGACACCGCCGTCGAGCTGATGCGGGCGATGACGCGGCTACGGGCGCGGCTGCGCACCGAGGCCCCGATCGACGACCTGCCGTGGAACTGGTCGCATCTGACCACGCTGCACCGGATGGTGAAGCACGGTCCGGTGACCACGAGCGCGCTCGCCCAGGCCGAGCACGTGCGGCGGCAGTCGATGGCGGAGATCGTGGCCGTACTGCGCGCGGGTGGGCTGGTCACCAGAGCGAAGGATCCGAACGACGGGCGCAAGTCGCTGCTCAGCGCGACCCCGGCCGGGCGGGCGCTGACCGAGCGGATTCCGGCGGCACGTGAGGCGTGGCTGGCCGGCGTAATCGGGTCCACGCTCAAGGCCACCGAGCGCCGCACGCTCGAGAAGGCCGCCGAGATCATGAACCGCATGGCGGACTCCGAGCTCTAG
- a CDS encoding MFS transporter: protein MSRAGDTHVPGRTTQVGPPRDNPFGPRFVAPLYVGASLNPVNSSIIATALVAIAAALHLAVGDTAILISCLYLTSALAQPAAGRLAEEFGPRRVFVAGIVLVFTAGIVGSLAHSLAALIVARVLIGAGTSAGYPAAMLLIRRRAEQAGHEAPPRGVLGGLSITGAATVAVGPALGGLLVAWAGWRSAFWINIPVAAITLILVLTGIARDPDPVRPGSPRALASRIDLLGMLGFGGSLAALMIFLSALPRLDRPALAAALVLAAALVAWELRAAHPFLDVRLLVSNGALTRTYLRNGLTLMGTYVILYGLTQWLQVARGLSAYQAGLALMPMGVLTAVTARVVSRRTGVRLPLILCAVLLLVGAVAVLFIGSGTPMVAVICVSAVFGLTSGAGTVANQTVLYQEAPAATLGTASGLLRTFGYLGAIASAAITGAAFHSSVNDSGLHLIAWVLVVISALVLILTVLDRRLAKADRRHANSHRAGGAGDPARCTATATTESTERRSTDMTTGTHITATIDPARTALLLMDFQPVTLGAVPDSEGVLARAREALAWARAHGTQVVFVRVALTAADAAAVPAHNTTFSQVAAAGYLADGTPATAVHESLAVQDHDLTVRKIRVGAFASDTDLRAELRARKVDTLVLAGISTSGVVLTTLRQAADEDYRLFVLADATADPDPEVHQVLMEKVFPRQAEVVTTADLAALSRAEEPTARP from the coding sequence GTGTCCCGAGCCGGTGACACCCACGTTCCAGGGCGGACGACCCAGGTCGGCCCGCCCCGCGACAATCCCTTCGGACCCCGCTTTGTGGCGCCGCTGTACGTGGGGGCGTCGCTCAACCCGGTCAACAGCTCGATCATCGCGACGGCGCTGGTCGCCATCGCCGCGGCCCTGCACCTTGCCGTCGGGGACACCGCGATCCTGATCTCCTGTCTCTACCTCACCAGTGCGCTGGCCCAGCCCGCCGCCGGACGCCTCGCCGAGGAGTTCGGGCCCCGGCGGGTCTTCGTCGCCGGCATCGTGCTGGTGTTCACGGCCGGGATCGTCGGCTCGCTGGCCCACTCGCTGGCCGCGCTGATCGTGGCCCGAGTGCTGATCGGCGCGGGCACCTCGGCGGGATATCCGGCGGCGATGCTGCTGATCCGCCGCCGCGCCGAACAGGCCGGACACGAGGCCCCGCCGCGCGGGGTGCTCGGCGGACTGTCGATCACCGGCGCCGCCACCGTCGCGGTCGGTCCCGCCCTCGGCGGGCTGCTGGTCGCCTGGGCGGGCTGGCGGAGTGCCTTCTGGATCAACATTCCGGTCGCGGCCATCACCCTGATCCTGGTGCTGACCGGGATCGCCCGGGACCCCGACCCCGTGCGCCCCGGCTCGCCGCGCGCTCTCGCCTCCCGCATCGACCTGCTCGGCATGCTGGGGTTCGGCGGCTCGCTCGCCGCCTTGATGATCTTTCTCTCCGCGCTGCCGCGCCTGGACCGGCCCGCGCTCGCCGCCGCCCTCGTCCTCGCCGCGGCACTGGTCGCCTGGGAGCTGCGGGCCGCCCACCCCTTCCTCGACGTTCGCCTGCTGGTCTCGAACGGAGCTCTGACCCGCACCTACCTGCGCAACGGCCTGACGCTGATGGGCACGTACGTGATCCTGTACGGGCTCACCCAGTGGCTACAGGTGGCCCGCGGGCTGTCCGCGTACCAGGCCGGTCTTGCGCTGATGCCGATGGGCGTCCTGACCGCAGTGACCGCCCGGGTGGTGTCACGGCGGACGGGGGTGCGGCTGCCGCTGATCCTCTGTGCGGTACTGCTGCTCGTCGGCGCGGTGGCCGTGCTGTTCATCGGCAGCGGTACACCGATGGTGGCGGTCATCTGTGTCAGCGCGGTGTTCGGCCTGACGTCCGGTGCCGGGACGGTCGCCAACCAGACCGTGCTGTATCAGGAAGCCCCCGCCGCCACGCTCGGCACCGCCTCCGGACTGCTGCGCACCTTCGGCTACCTCGGAGCCATCGCCTCCGCGGCGATCACCGGCGCCGCCTTCCACAGCAGCGTGAACGACAGCGGCCTGCACCTCATCGCGTGGGTCCTGGTCGTGATCTCCGCACTCGTTCTGATCCTGACCGTCCTCGACCGCCGGTTGGCCAAGGCCGACCGGCGGCACGCGAACTCACACCGCGCCGGCGGGGCTGGCGACCCGGCCCGGTGCACCGCCACAGCAACCACCGAATCCACTGAGAGGCGATCCACCGACATGACCACCGGTACGCACATCACCGCCACCATCGACCCGGCCCGCACCGCGCTGCTGCTGATGGACTTTCAGCCCGTCACTCTGGGCGCCGTGCCCGACTCGGAGGGCGTGCTGGCTCGCGCCCGAGAAGCACTGGCCTGGGCCCGCGCCCATGGCACGCAGGTCGTGTTCGTGCGTGTCGCGCTGACCGCGGCGGACGCCGCCGCCGTACCCGCGCACAACACGACGTTCTCCCAGGTCGCCGCAGCCGGGTACCTGGCGGACGGCACCCCCGCGACGGCGGTGCACGAATCCCTCGCGGTCCAGGACCACGACTTGACGGTGCGCAAGATACGGGTCGGCGCCTTCGCCAGCGACACCGATCTCCGCGCCGAGCTGCGCGCCCGCAAGGTCGACACCTTGGTCCTCGCCGGGATCTCCACCAGCGGCGTGGTGCTGACGACACTCCGGCAGGCGGCTGACGAGGACTACCGTCTGTTCGTCCTGGCCGACGCCACCGCTGACCCCGACCCGGAAGTGCACCAAGTGCTCATGGAGAAGGTCTTCCCGCGCCAGGCCGAGGTCGTCACCACCGCTGACCTCGCCGCGCTGAGCCGGGCCGAAGAACCGACGGCACGGCCCTAG
- a CDS encoding GNAT family N-acetyltransferase — translation MPDIRISELVRMWIDGWVVSRGSSDPIDEPWGWTIDVGQPKHVARHVLPEPSEGDVRKIVAATSAPGTWLKLFAEEQAVLPWVGPGWRCGIAGFLMTCHLAPERPEVPAGYTLTRWTRGGISRVLVRTRAGHFAARGQIAHVGAHVVVDQVETAAEHQRKGLGGLVMRTLQSTAYEAGARTGLLVGTPEGRALYSSLGWTMRSPMTSLWYEPSDAAR, via the coding sequence ATGCCGGACATCAGGATCAGTGAACTCGTGCGGATGTGGATCGACGGCTGGGTCGTCTCCCGTGGCAGCTCGGATCCGATCGACGAGCCGTGGGGGTGGACGATCGACGTCGGTCAGCCGAAGCACGTCGCCCGGCACGTGCTGCCGGAGCCCTCCGAGGGCGATGTGCGCAAGATCGTCGCCGCGACGAGCGCGCCCGGGACGTGGCTGAAGCTGTTCGCCGAGGAGCAGGCGGTCCTGCCCTGGGTCGGGCCGGGCTGGCGGTGTGGCATTGCCGGTTTTCTGATGACCTGTCACCTGGCACCGGAGCGCCCTGAGGTGCCGGCCGGTTACACGCTCACCAGGTGGACCAGGGGCGGCATCAGCCGAGTGCTGGTCCGCACGCGCGCCGGGCACTTCGCCGCCCGTGGACAGATCGCTCATGTGGGCGCCCATGTCGTGGTCGACCAGGTCGAGACCGCCGCCGAGCACCAGCGCAAGGGCCTCGGCGGCCTGGTGATGCGCACGCTGCAGAGCACCGCGTACGAAGCCGGTGCAAGGACCGGCCTCCTGGTCGGCACGCCCGAGGGTCGGGCGCTCTACTCCTCGCTGGGCTGGACCATGCGCTCCCCGATGACGAGCCTCTGGTACGAGCCTTCGGATGCCGCACGGTGA